The nucleotide window TATATTGGTGGGAAAATCAAACTCGCCAAACATATCGCTAGCCGCATCAGCGCCATCCCCCACGCCAATTATGTAGAGCCCTTTGTTGGCATGGGCGGTATCTTCTTCCGGCGGGCATCGCGCCCAAAATGCGAAGTCATCAATGACATCTCCAGAGATGTCATCACCCTGTTCCGCATTCTCCAGCGCCACTATCCGCAGTTTCTGGAAGTTCTGAAGTTCCAGCTCACCAGCCGGTCCGAGTTTGAACGCCTCAAGGCCACAGATCCGAACACCCTGACGGATCTGGAACGGGCCGCCCGCTTTCTCTACCTCCAACGCACGTCCTTTGCGGGCAAGGTTCATGGCAGCACCTATGGCGTTTCCCTTCGACCTGCACGGTTCGATCTCACCAAGCTGGTGCCCATGCTGGAAGACGTCCATGAGCGCCTCTCTGGCGTCACCATTGAGTGCTTGCCCTATGCTGACTGCATCAAGCGCTATGATCGGCCCGACACGCTGTTCTATCTCGATCCGCCGTATTGGCAGTGCGAGGACTATTACGGCAAGGGCATTTTCGGCCCGGAAGACTTCCAGCAGTTGGCCGATCAGCTCCGCAGCCTCAAGGGCCGCTTCCTCTTCTCCATTAATGATGTTCCCGAGATCCGGGAAATCTTCTCAGGCTTCGATATCGAAGAGGTGAGCCTTAGCTACTCGGCAAACAGCAAAGGCTCCACGCAGGCGCGTGAGCTGGTGATCGGGAACTAAACAAACAATTTCTTTGAAACTTTGCTCGGACAAATTGCGAATGTGTATCTTGAGCCGAATATAGCCGCTATGCCATTGTAAAATTGTTCCCTCTGACAAGGAGTCGACTAGGTGACAATAATTACCCCAGCCCTAATTGGCATGATTTCAGCCCTTATCACGATCTTTGTCCGTGAGTTCGTTTTACCTCGTATCAATGAAGCAAGAACAAAACGAAAATCTGAAGAGGAGATATACAACGATTATATCCGCCCAATCGTTCTCTCTCTAGAGGGGCTGATGTGGAGATTGGATGAAATAGTGAATATGCCAGGACGAGGGGCTTACCTGAGCCAACCGGCTGGTTCATCTAGTTACGCCGAATATAAGAATATCAGTACAGTCTATAGGCTTGCTGTCGTGATCGCCTGGTTTAGAGCTTTTGAACGCGAGTTGCTAACTCTGCGTTCGGTAGATTTTCTGGAGAGTGACCGCCTCAGAATTGCAATGAGTAAATTCAGAAGTGTATTAGCTGATGGAAAATCCATAGAAATTCAGCGTCTGGAGAAGGCTATGAATTTGCTCGGCGTTGAACCGCCGGAGCAAGTCAAAAAGGAAGAATTAGCTCTTTGCATCGAAAACATCTTGGACAAAACACTTGGCCAAGAAAAATCGAAAGGTGTGCGGGCTCTTAGTTCGCATGAGGCTGAGAAATGCGTTTCTGAGATACTATCTGAGATTGCTGCGTATACCGAACAAGATGCCTCTCACTTCGACCTATCTGATTTGGAAGTACGCCAATTTTCTGAAATTCTGTCCATCCACCAAACATGGATATATCGAGATTGGCAAGCCGCAATTGGGGATGCAATGCTCGTTGAAGTCAAATCTTCTTCTCGCAAATTTGAGGTAATGGGATTCGGAGAATTTGAAGATTTGTGGATTGACGAAAAGCCAAGGTGGATGACACGGCTAGCTGAATTATTTGTGAATTTTAAACCAATCGGAGATGCGTCGCAGGACGCAAGAAGGACGCAAATATCCAATCTACTATTTACAACTTCGCAGCTACTCGTCTCGCTATCTGAATATGACGGATCAATAAAAAAAGCAATGGAGACAACACTCCATAAGGCTCGATCTCTTTCGGAAAATGTAACTCTAAAATAGCAATTCCAAAGTCTTTTAAG belongs to uncultured Cohaesibacter sp. and includes:
- a CDS encoding DNA adenine methylase encodes the protein MFEAVAPVKPVAAYIGGKIKLAKHIASRISAIPHANYVEPFVGMGGIFFRRASRPKCEVINDISRDVITLFRILQRHYPQFLEVLKFQLTSRSEFERLKATDPNTLTDLERAARFLYLQRTSFAGKVHGSTYGVSLRPARFDLTKLVPMLEDVHERLSGVTIECLPYADCIKRYDRPDTLFYLDPPYWQCEDYYGKGIFGPEDFQQLADQLRSLKGRFLFSINDVPEIREIFSGFDIEEVSLSYSANSKGSTQARELVIGN